In Cyanobium sp. Tous-M-B4, a single genomic region encodes these proteins:
- a CDS encoding DUF3136 domain-containing protein has protein sequence MTVAPKPTIGELEAGYSGCCKALRLLIREGRSLEAIKRTVAWDRLSLLHSCLPTRYKAPDYLYALLKREVTESV, from the coding sequence ATGACCGTTGCCCCCAAACCCACGATCGGAGAATTGGAAGCTGGTTACTCCGGCTGCTGCAAGGCCCTACGGCTACTGATCCGGGAAGGGCGCAGTTTGGAGGCGATCAAGCGCACCGTGGCCTGGGACCGACTCAGCCTGCTCCACTCCTGCCTACCCACCCGTTACAAGGCACCCGACTATCTCTACGCCCTGCTCAAACGCGAGGTAACCGAATCGGTGTGA
- the pyrC gene encoding dihydroorotase, with protein sequence MPSQQLSLRQPDDWHVHLRDGSMLQAVALATARQFARAIVMPNLSPPVTTAAAAEAYRRRIREALPDGSRFEPLLTAYLTDAIDPAEIERGFRQGAWVACKLYPAHATTNSAAGVSSIEAITPVLDTLERIGMPLLIHGEVTSADIDIFDREAVFIERHLEPLLGRHPGLKVVLEHITTSDAVDFVRSGPGNLAATITPHHLHINRNAMFAGGLRPDLYCLPVAKRELHRIALRGAATSGNPKFFLGTDSAPHARTAKEAACGCAGIFNAPFALESYAAVFEQENALERLEAFASEFGPRFYGLPLNETKVTLERQPLEVPSRLHLNDAAGTAVELVPFHAGETLPWRLVQP encoded by the coding sequence ATGCCAAGCCAGCAGCTGAGCCTGCGTCAACCCGATGACTGGCATGTGCATCTGCGGGATGGCTCCATGCTCCAAGCCGTCGCCCTGGCTACGGCCCGCCAGTTCGCCCGGGCGATCGTGATGCCAAACCTGAGCCCGCCTGTCACTACTGCTGCGGCAGCCGAGGCCTATCGCCGCCGCATCCGCGAAGCCTTGCCCGACGGCAGTCGCTTCGAACCACTGCTGACGGCGTACCTCACCGATGCCATTGATCCCGCCGAAATCGAACGGGGCTTCCGCCAGGGGGCCTGGGTGGCCTGCAAGCTCTACCCAGCCCATGCCACCACCAATTCAGCCGCTGGCGTCAGCTCAATCGAGGCGATCACGCCCGTGCTCGACACCCTCGAGCGCATCGGCATGCCCTTGCTGATCCACGGCGAAGTAACCAGCGCCGATATCGACATTTTTGACCGGGAGGCGGTATTCATCGAGCGCCACCTGGAGCCCCTACTGGGGCGCCACCCCGGCCTGAAGGTGGTGCTTGAGCACATCACCACCAGTGATGCGGTTGATTTTGTGCGTAGCGGGCCGGGCAACCTGGCGGCCACGATCACGCCCCACCACCTGCACATCAACCGCAACGCCATGTTTGCCGGCGGCCTGCGGCCCGACCTCTACTGCCTGCCGGTGGCCAAGCGGGAACTGCACCGGATCGCCCTGCGGGGCGCCGCCACCTCCGGCAACCCGAAGTTCTTCCTGGGCACCGATTCCGCACCCCATGCCCGCACTGCCAAGGAAGCGGCCTGCGGCTGCGCTGGCATCTTCAATGCCCCATTTGCGCTGGAGAGCTACGCGGCGGTATTTGAGCAGGAGAACGCCCTGGAGAGGCTGGAGGCCTTCGCCTCAGAGTTTGGGCCCCGGTTTTACGGGCTACCGCTCAACGAGACCAAGGTCACCCTGGAGCGGCAGCCCCTGGAGGTACCCAGCCGGCTCCACCTCAATGATGCGGCCGGCACCGCCGTCGAACTGGTGCCCTTCCATGCTGGAGAAACCCTGCCCTGGCGGCTAGTGCAGCCCTGA